ACCAATGAGCCTTTCCTAGTGCCGATAGGATGACGACAAGGTAGATGAAATCCCGCTTTGCGAGGGCATCGGCAAGAGTGATAAGGCGGGATGGGGCCTCGGAGTTGGTGACGGAGGTAAAGAGCGGCCCCTCTGAGACCTTGTTCCGCATGGTCTGTCGGTAGACGAGACCGGCTGACAGGAGGGTGCCGATCACCGCGGAAACCGCTAAGACCAAGGGGGCAGGAGCCTTGATGGCCATCTGCCATCCCAAGCCGATGCAGACAAAGACTACCGAGTGTACAACATTATCTCCCCAGAAGTCCAGGATGCCGCCCAGGCGAGACTCCAGATACTTGAGCCTGGCGATCTCCCCATCGCAGCCGTCCAGGATCGAATGCAAGAGGAACAGGAGCGCGCCGGTCAGTTGATACGCTGGTATGGACGAGAGAAAGAACAGGGCCCCCAATAGACCTATCGCCACGCTTACGGCTGTCATCTGGTTCGGGGTGATGTCCGTGCGTACGAGGCATCGGGTGACTGCCAGTGAAATCTTTCGCTCGAAATGCCTCGACATGAAGCCTTCCGTATCTTTGACCAGACCGCGCAGGAGCCACCGCTCGGCACTACGAAGATCCGCCCGGTTCGAGACCCGGACCCAGCCGGCACCGTCTATGAGAGCGCCCACTCTTTGGTAGGTCCGCTCCAGTCCGGAGAACACAGACAGATCATCGTCAGCACGCCCAATCATTGACAGAAGGACCTTGGGGTCAGCCGTCTCAACGGCAGCGATTCCGCTGGCTGGGACATGCATCGTCTCAGCGCGTAACGGCATCTCGGTGAGATGCGTGAGCAGCGATGGGCGCAGGAGAAGGTCAGAGGCGAGTACCAGGATACGGCTGGAGTGCGGGTGGCCCGTCTGAGTGCAACGCACAGGCAGGTCGGTGAGCTTCTCTGGAGGAAGCAGTACTGCCCGCGTTCCTGTCAAGAGCCTCGTGAGTCCTGGCCAACCGGTATCCACCACTAGAATCTCATGGCAGCCCGCTCGGGAGGCGACCATCACCATACGCCGAAGCAACGGGATCCCGGCTACAACGGTATCCGGGGAGATCTCTCCCGAGCCCTTCGTCATCATGATCAGGACCGTGGCTCCCTTCATGACCATACGTTCACACTGCGTAACTACTCAGGTAGATAGGCTGAAGGCTGAAGGCTTTTAGGGGAAAGTCATGCGTGATCATACAAAACTCCGAAAAGGTCTTGAATGGCTCGATTCGTGCCTTGCGAGATAATTTAGAACCTTCAGCCTTCAGCCTTCAGCCTAAACACCTTGTAGTTATCACACTGCAATGTAAGGGCGCCGCTTGCTGCGCCCTCTGGGCAGGGCAAGCCCTGCCCCTACACGGACAAATGCTGGCCCCCTCTGGCGTGCGATTCCTTGGCACGGTGCAGAAGTTGTACGCAGTGCGACGCCATGGCGAGGTTCTCTCCGCTCCGCTCAGTGTCCGAAATCTCCTGTAGAAACTCGTCCCTCACCTGGCAGAACCACTCCGGATGGTGGGAGCCCTGCGAGAGCGGCTGTTCGAATGTCCAGTCCTGCTCGTCCCCGTCGCTTTTTAGAATCAGGGTGCCATCCTCTATCCGGATGGCCCCACGGGTCCCCTCGATCACAGCGCTATTGCCACGTGAAGACGCGGCCCACGTCAGAAAGATATCGGCCACTGCCTCAGGAAAGTTCACCTGAACGGTCGCCGTATCCTCAACGGGCCATTCTGGATGCACTCGCTTCTCGAGCGTGGCGGATATCGTCCTCGGGTCTTGACAAAGCCAGCGTAGGATGATGTACAGGGCGTGCCAACCGTGGTCAAGCAGGATTCCGCCACCCGCCATAGCCGGATCGAGCCGCCAGTTGCCGTGCGCTGCTCCACCTTGACTGGGCTCAGGACAGCCCTCGACGGAGCCTATGGTGAGCTCAGTCGAACCGCTCAGGACAGGCCCAACCGAGATTGATGGTTCACGACGGAGTACCTGCCAGCTTATGTGCCGCACTGTCCCGATCTGCCCCTCCAGGATTAAGTCCGTTGCCTTTTTGATGATCGGCGCGT
This genomic window from Candidatus Methylomirabilis limnetica contains:
- a CDS encoding CDP-alcohol phosphatidyltransferase family protein, producing the protein MVMKGATVLIMMTKGSGEISPDTVVAGIPLLRRMVMVASRAGCHEILVVDTGWPGLTRLLTGTRAVLLPPEKLTDLPVRCTQTGHPHSSRILVLASDLLLRPSLLTHLTEMPLRAETMHVPASGIAAVETADPKVLLSMIGRADDDLSVFSGLERTYQRVGALIDGAGWVRVSNRADLRSAERWLLRGLVKDTEGFMSRHFERKISLAVTRCLVRTDITPNQMTAVSVAIGLLGALFFLSSIPAYQLTGALLFLLHSILDGCDGEIARLKYLESRLGGILDFWGDNVVHSVVFVCIGLGWQMAIKAPAPLVLAVSAVIGTLLSAGLVYRQTMRNKVSEGPLFTSVTNSEAPSRLITLADALAKRDFIYLVVILSALGKAHWFLVLAAFGAPLFFFILLWTSRRERVKA
- a CDS encoding Gfo/Idh/MocA family protein; its protein translation is MLRGAIIGLGNVAVNGHLPGWEGCEQAQIVAAADAIEPRLVEARGRLPKARLYTEVEALLASEPLDFIDICTPPGTHASITHLALQRGLHVLCEKPLVLSPDELRLVRRAQVESGRVLHTVHNWLYAPIIKKATDLILEGQIGTVRHISWQVLRREPSISVGPVLSGSTELTIGSVEGCPEPSQGGAAHGNWRLDPAMAGGGILLDHGWHALYIILRWLCQDPRTISATLEKRVHPEWPVEDTATVQVNFPEAVADIFLTWAASSRGNSAVIEGTRGAIRIEDGTLILKSDGDEQDWTFEQPLSQGSHHPEWFCQVRDEFLQEISDTERSGENLAMASHCVQLLHRAKESHARGGQHLSV